The window ATGGCGCACGCCCGACGGAACCTGACTTCTTCGAAGAGCGGGCAGCCGAGGCACCGCAGGAAGCACCGGCGCCCGCTCCCGCGGCAGTCGCACCGACACCGCACCAGCCGGGTGATGAGGTTCAGCGCCCGCGTCGTCCGGGCGAACCCACGCCGGAGGCTCTGCGTCGTCTGCAGGCGGCCGTGGCCAAGGTGCCCGAGGCGCACGCCCCGACTGCACCGCAGCACGGCAACCGCCAGCACGGCGAGGAGGGCAACCGCTTCGCAATCAACAGTCTGATCCACCGGATGACCGGCCAGCCGGGCACACGCGAGGAACGCAGCCCTCAGAAACGGGTGGCGCAGCCGCCGATGAGCGCCCCGGCGCAGCGGCATGACCAGGATGTTCCGGCCGATCCGCGAGATCGCAACGAGATTCCCGCTTTCCTCCGCAGGCAGGCCAACTGAGGAATTATCCTTGCAATAGCAATAGCTTGAGGGGCGGCTTGCGGGCCGCCCTTTGCTTTTGGAAGTCCGTTACAGTTTGTGACGAAACTGTAGGAAAGGGTCACAAAGCTTGATTTGTTCGCATTTGCAGCGAGCAGTAGACTGCAGGGGCTTCGGATCGTGGGGACCTGAAGACAAAAAACAGCGGCACGGTTGGAACGATCTTGCCCGTGAAACGTAAACGACAGATGAGCGATTGCGTAACGCGGAGAGAAATTCTGCCGGAGGCGCGGAAGAAAGAGGCGGTACAGTGCAGACAAGTTTGACACAGGACGTACAGTTCGTTGGCACGGGTCTGCATTCTGGCAGGCCCGCGCGCCTGACGTTGCACCCGGCCAGCGTCGATCATGGCATCTGGTTTCGCCGCACCGACGAGCGGGAGCGGGACAACCTGATTCCGGCGAAGTTCGATGCCGTCTCCGACACGCGTCTGAACACACGGCTGAGCAATGCGGCCGGCGTTTCCGTCTCCACGGTCGAGCATCTCATGGCCGCGCTCGCCGGGTGCGGACTGCACAACGTGCTGATCGATATTGATGGGCCGGAAGTTCCGATCATGGATGGCAGTGCCAAACGCTTCGTGCGCGAGATCCTGGCCGCAGGGCTGGTTCAGCAGCGGGCACCGATCCGGGCGTTGCGCATTCTGAAGACTGTCGAGCACCGGGAAGGCGATGCCGAGGTAAGGCTGGAGCCGTTCGAGGGATTCCGCATCAGTTTCGAGATTGACTTTCCGGATGCTGCCATCGGGCGTCAGGATGCTTCCTTCGACATGCAGAACGGCACCTTTGTGCGCGAGCTGTCCGACTGCCGCACCTTCTGCCGCCGTGCCGATGTCGATGCAATGCAGGCGGCGGGGCTGGCTCTGGGCGGTTCGCTGGACAATGCCATCGTCGTCGAGGGTGGCGATGTACTGAACCCCGGCGGCTTCCGCCGGGCGAACGAGTGTGTGCGCCACAAGATGCTGGATGCGCTGGGTGACCTTTCGCTGGCGGGAATGCCGATCATCGGCCACTACACGGGCAAGAGAGCGGGCCACGGCCCTTCCAACCGGTTGCTGCGCACGTTGTTCGCGACGCCTGGTGCTTTCGAGGTGGTGACCTGCACTGAAGAACAGACACGGCGCCTGCCCGGTTTCGGGATCCGTCCGTCCGACCTCGCCAAGGTCGGCTGAGGCGGGGTGACCACAAGGGTCTCCCGGCGCACGTGATCCTCTTTCACTCCCGTTCTGACCTGTGCTATGCACCTCGCAGAGGTGCTGCAGCACCCGTGGATTATCGAGGGCAGAATGGGCCGATGACTTCTGTGTGCCGTAGAATTCTCAAGGGTTTGGCGAGCTTTCTTATTGTAGCGTCCGTCGCCGCCTGCGGTGTTTTCGGTGAACCGGAAGTTCCGGTGGAATCGCGGTCCGCCGAAGAGCTTTTTTTGACAGCGGAATTTGATCTTGAGGAAGGCCGGCCGCTGCGGGCGGCGCGAATGTTCGATGAGGTCGAGCGACTCTATCCCTATTCCGAATGGGCGAAGCGGGCGATGATGATGTCGGCGTTTGCCTATTACGACGCTCGTTACTTTGCGGAAAGCCGGTCAGCGGCCGAACGCTATCTCGATTTCTTCCCGGCCGACGAGGATGCCGCCTATGCGCAATACCTGATCGCGTTGAGCTACTACGACCAGATCGTGGATGTGACCCGTGACCAGGCATCGACCTTCGACGCCTTGCAGGAATTGCGGGCGACGATCGAGCGGTATCCCGACAGCGACTATGCCAAATCGGCAGAACTGAAATTCGATCTCGCGCTTGACCATTTGGCCGGCAAGGAGATGGAGGTTGGCCGCTACTACCTGAAGAAGGGGCATTTCTCGGCGGCGATCAATCGGTTCCGGGTGGTGGTTGAGGATTTCCAGACGACCCAGCATACGGCGGAAGCGCTGCACAGGCTGATTGAATGCTACCTGTCTCTGGGCCTGTTCGACGAAGCGCAGACGGCGGGTGCCATTCTCGGATACAACTATCAGGGTTCGCCCTGGTACGAGGACAGCTACAAGCTGCTTACAGCGCAGGGGCTGGAAGCCGAGGCAAAAGGCCAGGGGTGGCTGACGCGGATCTACCGCCAGGTTATCCAGGGCAAGTGGCTCTGAGCCGCGCGGGCTGGCCATGCTGCGCAGCCTGAGCGTTAGAGATGTCCTGCTGATCGACGCGCTGGATCTCGAGTTCGGCGCAGGCCTCAATGTGCTGACAGGCGAAACTGGTGCGGGCAAATCCATACTTCTCGACGCTCTCGGCTTCGTGCTGGGGTGGCGCGGCCGGGCGGATATTGTGCGGCAAGGTGCCGAAGCCGGTGAGGTGGTGGCCGAATTCGAGCTTGGGGCTGACCATCCGGCGAGGGCAATCCTGGCGGCGGCCGACCTGCCTGTGGGTGACGAGTTGCTGCTGCGGCGCGTGAATTCGACGGATGGGCGCAAGCGAGGGTTCGTCAATGATCGGCGGGTTTCGGCGGAGGTGTTGCGCAGCCTGTCGGACGTGCTGGTGGAACTGCATGGACAACATGACGACCGTGGCCTGCTGGATCCGAAGGGCCATCGAACATTGCTGGATGCGTTTGGCGACACCGATGCCATGCGCGCCAAGGTGCGGGCGGCATGGCGCGCACTGGCCGAGGCGGAGAAGGCGCTGGCGGCCCGGCGAACGGCCTTGGATGCAGCGGCGCGGGATGCCGAGTATCTGCGCCATGCCGCGAAGGAACTGGCGGATCTCTCACCAGAGCCGGGCGAGGAGGAGGATCTCGACGCGCGGCGACGGCTGATGCAAGCGGCGGAAAAGATTGCCGTCGACGTGGCCAAGGCCGATCAGGCCTTGGGGTTCGAGGGGGCCGAAGGGCGGATTTCGGACGCGATGCGCTGGCTGGAAGACGCGGCGGGGCGGGCCGAGGGCGGGCTGGACGCGGCGATAGAGGCTTTGGGCCGGGCGCTGGTGGAACTGGGCGAGGCACAGGGGGCGGTGGCCGATTTCGGCGAAAGCCTGCGGTATGATGCGCATGAACTCGAGCGGGTGGAGGAGCGTCTGTTCGCCATTCGGGGTTTGGCGCGGAAGCACAATGTCCTGCCGGACGACTTGCCTGGGTTGGCCGATGATTTTGCCGCTCGGGTGGCGGACCTGGAGGGCGGCGAGGCCGACATTGCGGGACTGGCGAAGGCGCGGGACACGGCGCGGGCACAATATGAAGCGGAGGCGGCGGCGCTGACTGCGGCACGGGCGGAGGCTGCCGCCGGACTTGATGCAGCGATGGCTGCGGAACTGGCGCCGCTGAAGCTGGAACGGGCGGTGTTCGAAACGGTGCTGTCCGAG of the Algicella marina genome contains:
- the lpxC gene encoding UDP-3-O-acyl-N-acetylglucosamine deacetylase; this translates as MQTSLTQDVQFVGTGLHSGRPARLTLHPASVDHGIWFRRTDERERDNLIPAKFDAVSDTRLNTRLSNAAGVSVSTVEHLMAALAGCGLHNVLIDIDGPEVPIMDGSAKRFVREILAAGLVQQRAPIRALRILKTVEHREGDAEVRLEPFEGFRISFEIDFPDAAIGRQDASFDMQNGTFVRELSDCRTFCRRADVDAMQAAGLALGGSLDNAIVVEGGDVLNPGGFRRANECVRHKMLDALGDLSLAGMPIIGHYTGKRAGHGPSNRLLRTLFATPGAFEVVTCTEEQTRRLPGFGIRPSDLAKVG
- a CDS encoding outer membrane protein assembly factor BamD, coding for MTSVCRRILKGLASFLIVASVAACGVFGEPEVPVESRSAEELFLTAEFDLEEGRPLRAARMFDEVERLYPYSEWAKRAMMMSAFAYYDARYFAESRSAAERYLDFFPADEDAAYAQYLIALSYYDQIVDVTRDQASTFDALQELRATIERYPDSDYAKSAELKFDLALDHLAGKEMEVGRYYLKKGHFSAAINRFRVVVEDFQTTQHTAEALHRLIECYLSLGLFDEAQTAGAILGYNYQGSPWYEDSYKLLTAQGLEAEAKGQGWLTRIYRQVIQGKWL
- the recN gene encoding DNA repair protein RecN; the protein is MLRSLSVRDVLLIDALDLEFGAGLNVLTGETGAGKSILLDALGFVLGWRGRADIVRQGAEAGEVVAEFELGADHPARAILAAADLPVGDELLLRRVNSTDGRKRGFVNDRRVSAEVLRSLSDVLVELHGQHDDRGLLDPKGHRTLLDAFGDTDAMRAKVRAAWRALAEAEKALAARRTALDAAARDAEYLRHAAKELADLSPEPGEEEDLDARRRLMQAAEKIAVDVAKADQALGFEGAEGRISDAMRWLEDAAGRAEGGLDAAIEALGRALVELGEAQGAVADFGESLRYDAHELERVEERLFAIRGLARKHNVLPDDLPGLADDFAARVADLEGGEADIAGLAKARDTARAQYEAEAAALTAARAEAAAGLDAAMAAELAPLKLERAVFETVLSEAEPGPEGVDGVTFTVATNPGAPAGPLNKIASGGELSRFLLALKVCLTRGMSGLTMIFDEIDRGVGGATADAVGRRLASVATGAQVLVVTHSPQVAALGAHHFRVAKSETDGVTTTRVAPLEADERVDEIARMLAGDVITDEARSAAKVLLKG